A DNA window from Arachis hypogaea cultivar Tifrunner chromosome 18, arahy.Tifrunner.gnm2.J5K5, whole genome shotgun sequence contains the following coding sequences:
- the LOC112773167 gene encoding uncharacterized protein, with protein MARTRCVDKSGMKKGAWTPEEDSKLIAYITRYGSWNWRQLPRFAGLARCGKSCRLRWLNYLRPNIKRGNYTQEEEDIIVTMHKKIGNKWSVIASNLPGRTDNDIKNHWHSSLKRRSHRRNTRQKVKATAAATAPAAAVAAVNTTTNPNINNNASLQYSPQTSSDTVSVPLSPQLSSAIITTNNHNENNSDYFDDIDFLNYYTQHAIENLWSETFLAEQIDNCNRGFGSSDTTNTQISDSSELLSPQSSSLSSAENNDNLFTFAETTATAFDEEFWTEHYAVDLSCVPNELLTTSVDPYVCPVAVYDDLDLWTQSNFT; from the exons ATGGCGAGAACCCGTTGCGTTGACAAAAGTGGAATGAAGAAAGGTGCTTGGACTCCCGAAGAAGATAGCAAGCTAATTGCTTATATTACTAGGTATGGTTCCTGGAATTGGCGACAACTCCCTAGGTTTGCAG gtctGGCAAGATGTGGAAAGAGTTGCAGATTGAGATGGCTCAATTATCTGAGGCCCAACATCAAACGAGGGAACtacactcaagaagaagaagatattatTGTTACAATGCACAAGAAGATAGGAAACAA GTGGTCTGTGATTGCATCCAATCTACCAGGAAGAACAGATAACGATATAAAGAACCATTGGCACTCCTCCCTCAAGAGGCGCTCTCATCGGAGAAACACACGTCAAAAGGTTAAGGCCACCGCCGCTGCCACCGCCCCTGCCGCTGCCGTTGCCGCAGTGAACACCACCACCAAccctaatattaataataacgcTTCACTCCAATATTCTCCTCAGACCTCTTCTGACACTGTCTCTGTCCCTTTGTCCCCTCAATTATCCTCCGCAATAATCACAACCAATAATCATAACGAAAATAATTCGGACTACTTTGACGACATCgattttttgaattattatacACAGCACGCAATTGAAAATCTGTGGTCAGAGACATTTCTAGCTGAACAAATAGACAACTGTAACCGTGGTTTTGGTTCATCGGACACTACTAATACGCAGATCTCGGATTCTTCGGAATTGCTGTCTCcgcaatcatcatcattatcaagtGCAGAGAATAATGATAACTTATTTACCTTTGCAGAAACAACAGCGACAGCTTTTGATGAAGAGTTTTGGACAGAACATTATGCTGTGGATTTGTCTTGTGTTCCAAATGAACTACTTACGACTTCTGTGGACCCGTATGTTTGTCCTGTGGCTGTGTATGATGATTTAGATCTGTGGACTCAAAGCAATTTTACATGA